From a single Brassica napus cultivar Da-Ae chromosome C9, Da-Ae, whole genome shotgun sequence genomic region:
- the LOC106435035 gene encoding uncharacterized protein LOC106435035, producing the protein MSKISNLDYAAVNLSGDNYLQRPLDTKINLRSKELGDAIIEGNTETDKNQYRAISIIRHHLIEGLKDQYLTMENPLDLWTALQRRYDHQKTLLLPKAKHEWKNLRFMDYKSVDEYNSVLFKIVSMMRLCGEEVTEKELLDKTLSTFHSMNVLLQQHEMRPIGTAALPEANEAEKKDPKECNHVHDDKRSHGKGRSRYKGSGRDNYSYCRQGNRNNRGRGSSYGRGRGSYGRCRGGISKLSNSTKSACHRCGKSNHWATNCRTPKHLCELYQESLKNKNPEAHMVHDTGYDADNDSDLEKDDLLDFETSDCLKD; encoded by the exons atgtcgaaaatctcaaacCTAGACTATGCTGCCgttaatctctccggagacaactATTTGCAAAGGCCACTTGACACAAAGATTAACTTGAGGTCAAAGGAACTCGGTGATGCTATCATCGAGGGCAACACTGAGACTGATAAGAATCAGTACAgggctataagtattatacgccaCCATCTCATTGagggtctaaaagatcagtacctCACCATGGAGAATCCACTAGACCTTTGGACCGCTTTACAGCGacgatatgatcaccagaaaacaTTGCTATTACCAAAGGCTAAACATGAGTGGAAGAATCTCAGATTCatggactataagtctgtggatgaaTACAATTCAGTATTGTTTAAGATAGTCTCAATgatgagactttgtggtgaggAAGTAACCGAGAAAGAGTTGCTTGATAAAACATTATCCACGTTCCATTCGATGAACGTGTTGCTGCAACAGca tgagatgagacccaTCGGAACAGCAGCATTACCAGAAGCCAATGAGGctgaaaagaaagatcccaaagaGTGCAACCACGTCCATGATGATAAGAGATCACACGGCAAAGGCCGTAGTAGATACAAAGGAAGTGGCCGTGACAACTACTCATATTGCCGGCAAGGAAACcgcaataaccgtggtcgtggttccagctATGGCCGTGGCCGAGGCAGTTATGGCCGTTGTCGAGGCGGCATATCCAAACTGTCTAACTCGACCAAATCAGCTTGTCATAGATGCGGGAAGAGTAACCATTGGGCCACGAATTGTAGAACCCCAAAACATCTATGTGAGCTCTATCAAGAGAGCCTTAAGAACAAGAATCCGGAAGCCCATATGGTTCATGATACCGGGTATGATGCTGATAATGATTCCGACCTTGAAAAGGACGACCTCTTGgattttgagacttctgattgtctcaaagaCTAA